In Candidatus Syntrophoarchaeum caldarius, the genomic window ACCCACTTGTTAAATTGTCTATGGCAGATAAATTAGATCCCTTATTAATGGGTGCTTATATGGATGCCACAAAGGCAGCTGAACAGTATATGGAAGAGGTGCTTGATACATTGCCAGATGACAAAAAGGAGAATGCGATTCACACCTTCACAGGTAAATACCGTTCACATGGATACCCCATCGATGAGGAGCTTTGCAACAAAATCGGAGTGATTACAGAAAAAATAGAGGAGGACTTAGAGGAGAGGATCTGTGATCTACATGAGATTTATTTTGATCTGGCATTTCGCTTAAAGTTTGAGGATGGTGTCCTGATAATTCAATCAGAAAATCTCTATGAAATTGAGATAGATGGGGAAAATATAAGTTCAGAACTTGATATTGAGATGATTAAGGAGACTGAAGAGGATTCATAGAGAGACTCAAATGGCGTTATTTAGCCTTTAGTTCTGCAGTCCGTTGATCTTTAAATTTTGGGTGAAGAGTATGGTGAAGGTTGGCTTTCACGTCTCGATCGCTGGTTCGGTAGATAAAGCAGTCGATCGAGCGGTTGCTGGCGGGTGTGATACATTCCAGATATTCTCGAGAAACCCCCGTGGATGGCGGATAAAGGAGCTTACACCGACTGAGATTGAGCTGTTTATCGAGAAAGTCAAAGAGTCCAGGATATATCCTCCGGTCGATCACATGCCGTATCTCCCAAACCTCGCATCACCTGAGGAGGATGTTTACAGGCGATCGGTGGATGCGCTCATCACCGAGCTTGAGAGATGTGGTATGCTCGAGATCCCATACCTTGTCACACATCTCGGGAGTCATAAGGGAAGCGGGCTTGAGAATGGGTACAGAAGGGTCGCAGATGCGATAAATACAGCCTTCAGCAGGGTTGACAACGATGTAATCCTCCTTCTTGAGAACACAGCAGGAACAAAGAACAGCGTTGGCGGAGCTTTCGAGGATATAAGTGCGATAATGGACCTCATTGATAGGATAGACCGAATTGGTGTCTGTTTTGATACCTGCCATGCGTTTGTTGCCGGATATGAGATCAGAACCAGGGAAGGGCTTGACGCAACCCTGAAGCATTTTGATGAGGTGATCGGTCTCTCTCAGCTCAAACTGCTTCATATCAATGATACGAAGGGTGATCTTGGTTCAAGGCTTGATCGTCACGAGCACATCGGGCTTGGTATGATCGGAGAGGATGGGTTCAGGGTGATCCTGCGAGATCCTCGCCTCAGGGATCTCCCCATGATACTTGAGACCCCTGTTGATCAGCGCCGGGGGGATCTTGACAACATACGCAAGGTGAGGGAGCTTGCCGATTGAGATCGATGAAGTCATTGAGAGGCTTAAAGAGGAATATACGGATAAAAAGACCGCTGTTATGGAGGTATCCGAAAATAAAGATCCTTTTATGGTTTTAATCTCATGCATCTTGAGCCTTCGCACGAAAGATGAGGTTACAGCCCAGGCTGCAAAGCGACTCTTTGAGCTTGCAAAAACCCCACGTGAGATGCTTGATCTTGATCTGGAAGAAATTGAGCGTGCAATTTATCCTGTTGGGTTTTACAGGAAAAAAGCCTCACAGATCAAGGAGATCTCGAGGGAGCTTATTGAGCGGTACAACTCAAAGGTCCCAGATGAGCTTGATGAGCTCCTCA contains:
- a CDS encoding endonuclease IV, translated to MVKVGFHVSIAGSVDKAVDRAVAGGCDTFQIFSRNPRGWRIKELTPTEIELFIEKVKESRIYPPVDHMPYLPNLASPEEDVYRRSVDALITELERCGMLEIPYLVTHLGSHKGSGLENGYRRVADAINTAFSRVDNDVILLLENTAGTKNSVGGAFEDISAIMDLIDRIDRIGVCFDTCHAFVAGYEIRTREGLDATLKHFDEVIGLSQLKLLHINDTKGDLGSRLDRHEHIGLGMIGEDGFRVILRDPRLRDLPMILETPVDQRRGDLDNIRKVRELAD
- a CDS encoding endonuclease III, which produces MPIEIDEVIERLKEEYTDKKTAVMEVSENKDPFMVLISCILSLRTKDEVTAQAAKRLFELAKTPREMLDLDLEEIERAIYPVGFYRKKASQIKEISRELIERYNSKVPDELDELLKLKGVGRKTANIVITIGYGKPGIAVDTHVHRISNRLGLVKTKSPEETELALREILPDKYWIILNDLLVMHGQTICTPISPKCSICPITAYCERVGVDRWR